One genomic region from Chlamydia poikilotherma encodes:
- the glgB gene encoding 1,4-alpha-glucan branching protein GlgB — protein sequence MVERILNSEDISLLISGRESNPHKFLGIISESSSQDRIILFRPGAYSVAVELQGNLEHATHHHSGIFSLPTPKGILPHDYRIYHQNGLLAHDPYAFSPLWGEVDSFLFHQGTHYKIYERMGAIPCDILGISGVLFVVWAPHAQRVSVVGDFNYWNGLINPLRKVSDSGVWELFIPGLDEGTLYKWEIVSASGEVLIKTDPYGKSFDKPPQVTSRVVNSDRYIWHDIKWMENRSNAKDQPLAIYEVHVGSWQWDNSRPLGYRELAKRLAHYCKEMRYTHVELLPITEHPLNESWGYQVTGYYAPTWRYGSFQDFQFFVDHLHSEGIGVILDWVPGHFPTDSFALASFDGEALYESVDHKEPLHPHWHTYTFDYRCSEVVNFLLGSALFWLDKVHIDGLRVDAVTSMLYLDYGRKEGEWSPNIYGGKENLDAIEFIKHFNSVVHREFPGVLTFAEESTDFPRVTESVNSGGLGFDYKWNLGWMHDTFRYVKVDPVFRSYHHNDLTFSLWYAFNERYLLPLSHDEVVHGKGSLLQKFPGDTWTKFAHMRLLLSYQICQPGKKLIFMGGEFAQWKEWSPDSSLDWHLLDNPYHASLHKCMAKINALYCDLPYFWKGDDKRESFLWVDFKDTENNVISYYRFSGEDRSSALLCVHHFSSGYFPSYVLHCQGIKTCELLFNSDDISFGGSGKGNRLPTLCIDHNFSWGIDIELPPLATLIFQVGFLK from the coding sequence ATGGTCGAGAGGATTTTAAACTCTGAAGATATTTCCTTGTTAATTTCTGGCAGGGAGAGTAATCCTCATAAGTTTTTGGGGATTATTTCTGAGAGTTCTTCACAAGATAGAATTATTCTTTTTCGACCGGGAGCATATTCTGTAGCTGTCGAGCTTCAAGGAAATCTCGAGCATGCTACGCATCATCATTCAGGGATATTTTCTCTACCTACTCCTAAGGGAATTCTCCCCCATGATTATCGCATTTATCATCAAAATGGCTTACTAGCTCATGATCCCTATGCCTTTTCTCCTTTATGGGGAGAGGTGGACTCCTTTTTATTTCATCAGGGTACTCACTATAAAATTTATGAGCGTATGGGAGCCATTCCCTGTGATATTCTAGGAATTTCTGGAGTTCTTTTCGTTGTATGGGCTCCACATGCACAACGTGTTTCTGTAGTTGGAGATTTTAACTATTGGAATGGTTTAATTAATCCTTTACGTAAGGTTTCTGATTCTGGAGTTTGGGAGTTGTTTATTCCTGGTCTTGATGAGGGAACGCTATACAAATGGGAAATCGTTAGTGCTTCCGGAGAGGTTCTTATCAAAACTGACCCTTACGGGAAAAGTTTTGACAAACCTCCCCAAGTTACATCGCGAGTTGTAAATAGCGATCGTTATATTTGGCACGATATAAAATGGATGGAAAATCGTAGTAATGCAAAAGATCAACCTTTAGCTATTTACGAGGTGCATGTAGGCTCTTGGCAATGGGATAATAGTAGACCTTTAGGTTATCGAGAACTAGCGAAGAGATTGGCTCACTATTGTAAAGAAATGCGTTATACACATGTGGAGCTCTTGCCAATCACAGAGCATCCTTTAAATGAGTCTTGGGGTTATCAGGTAACGGGATATTATGCACCCACATGGCGGTACGGATCTTTTCAAGATTTTCAGTTTTTTGTTGATCATCTCCATAGTGAAGGTATTGGAGTGATTTTAGATTGGGTGCCGGGCCATTTCCCTACAGATTCTTTTGCTTTAGCTTCTTTCGATGGGGAGGCTCTTTATGAGTCGGTAGATCATAAAGAACCCCTACATCCTCATTGGCATACCTATACTTTCGATTATCGCTGTAGTGAGGTTGTAAACTTCCTTTTGGGAAGCGCTTTGTTTTGGCTAGATAAAGTGCATATCGATGGTTTACGCGTGGATGCTGTGACTTCGATGCTGTATTTAGACTATGGGAGAAAAGAGGGAGAGTGGTCTCCAAATATTTACGGAGGCAAAGAAAATCTTGATGCTATTGAATTTATCAAACATTTTAACTCTGTAGTGCATAGAGAATTTCCCGGAGTATTGACGTTTGCCGAAGAGTCTACAGATTTTCCCAGGGTTACAGAATCCGTAAATTCTGGAGGTTTAGGGTTTGATTATAAGTGGAATTTAGGATGGATGCATGATACCTTTCGTTATGTCAAAGTTGATCCTGTATTTCGTTCTTATCATCATAATGATCTGACGTTTAGTTTGTGGTATGCTTTTAACGAAAGGTATCTTCTACCTCTCTCTCACGATGAAGTTGTTCATGGTAAGGGTAGCCTATTGCAAAAATTTCCCGGAGATACATGGACAAAATTTGCCCATATGCGTTTATTGCTAAGCTATCAGATATGCCAGCCTGGAAAAAAACTTATATTTATGGGAGGGGAATTCGCTCAATGGAAAGAGTGGTCTCCAGATAGCTCTTTAGATTGGCATTTATTAGACAATCCTTATCATGCCTCTTTGCACAAATGCATGGCAAAGATAAATGCCTTATATTGTGATCTTCCCTATTTTTGGAAAGGAGATGATAAACGAGAGTCTTTCCTTTGGGTAGATTTTAAAGATACCGAAAACAACGTAATTTCCTATTATAGATTTTCAGGAGAGGATCGTAGTAGCGCTTTACTATGTGTTCATCATTTCAGCTCAGGATATTTTCCTTCTTACGTTCTACATTGCCAAGGCATTAAAACATGTGAGTTGCTCTTTAACAGTGATGATATAAGCTTTGGTGGCTCAGGAAAAGGCAATCGCTTACCTACACTATGTATAGATCATAACTTTTCTTGGGGAATTGATATAGAGCTTCCCCCTCTAGCAACTCTAATTTTTCAAGTTGGCTTCTTAAAATAA